A single region of the Fibrobacterota bacterium genome encodes:
- a CDS encoding low molecular weight phosphotyrosine protein phosphatase has translation MPKKVLFVCLGNICRSPLAEGIFAHLVRERGLAERYLIDSAGTGDWHVGQPPDRRAISAAKQRGVALPSQGRQVRRSDFGEFDLIVAMDRNNRSDLEALAPAGQGGKIRLMRDFGSAEEKGADVPDPYYGGPYEFDAVYEMLRRCCERLLDQLESAPRP, from the coding sequence ATGCCCAAGAAGGTCCTCTTCGTTTGCCTCGGCAACATCTGCCGTTCCCCCTTGGCCGAGGGCATCTTCGCCCATTTGGTGCGGGAGCGGGGTTTGGCGGAACGCTACCTTATCGATTCGGCGGGCACCGGCGATTGGCACGTAGGCCAGCCTCCCGATCGCCGCGCCATCTCGGCGGCGAAGCAGCGCGGGGTGGCCCTGCCCAGCCAGGGCCGCCAGGTGCGGCGTAGCGATTTCGGGGAATTCGATCTCATCGTCGCCATGGACCGCAACAACCGCAGCGACCTGGAAGCGTTGGCCCCCGCCGGCCAAGGCGGCAAGATCAGGCTGATGCGCGATTTCGGGTCCGCCGAAGAGAAGGGCGCGGACGTTCCCGATCCCTATTACGGCGGCCCCTACGAGTTCGATGCCGTTTACGAAATGCTCCGGCGTTGCTGCGAAAGATTGTTGGACCAACTCGAAAGCGCGCCCCGGCCCTAG
- the trpC gene encoding indole-3-glycerol phosphate synthase TrpC, with the protein MANTILDKILQAKAVRLAEIKLQVSTADMEAKARSLPPPARNFLEALKAPIQSASGGPGVHVIAEVKKASPSRGVIRQDFKPLEIAQAYQAGGASALSVLTEEDFFQGHDRYLRDISRNVELPTLRKDFITDAYQVFEAKVLGASAYLLIVACLTPKQLKDLIELGAGLGLTPLVEAHTEEEVKAAVDAGAPLIGINNRDLKTFHTDLQVTFKLRPLVPDSVPVISESGIFKPADLKSLADAKVQAALVGESLMKQKDVARALADLLAF; encoded by the coding sequence ATGGCCAATACCATTCTCGATAAGATCCTGCAGGCCAAGGCGGTGCGACTGGCCGAGATCAAACTGCAGGTTTCGACGGCGGACATGGAAGCCAAGGCCCGTTCCCTGCCGCCGCCCGCTCGCAATTTCCTGGAAGCCCTAAAGGCCCCGATCCAAAGCGCCTCCGGCGGCCCGGGCGTCCACGTCATCGCCGAGGTCAAGAAGGCCTCGCCTTCGCGCGGCGTCATCCGCCAGGATTTCAAGCCCTTGGAAATAGCCCAGGCTTACCAGGCCGGCGGCGCGTCCGCCTTGTCGGTATTGACCGAAGAGGATTTCTTCCAGGGGCACGATCGCTACCTGCGCGACATCTCCCGCAACGTGGAACTCCCCACCTTGCGCAAGGACTTCATCACCGACGCCTACCAGGTGTTCGAAGCCAAGGTGCTGGGGGCCAGCGCTTACCTGCTCATCGTGGCTTGCCTCACTCCAAAGCAGTTGAAGGACCTGATCGAGCTGGGCGCCGGCTTAGGCCTTACGCCCCTGGTGGAAGCCCATACCGAGGAAGAGGTGAAGGCCGCCGTGGACGCGGGCGCCCCCCTGATCGGCATCAACAACCGCGATCTCAAGACTTTCCATACCGATCTCCAGGTCACCTTCAAGTTACGTCCTCTGGTACCCGATTCCGTGCCCGTCATCTCGGAGTCGGGTATCTTCAAGCCCGCCGATCTCAAATCCCTGGCGGACGCGAAGGTCCAGGCCGCCCTGGTGGGCGAAAGCCTGATGAAGCAAAAGGACGTGGCCCGGGCCCTCGCGGATCTGCTCGCCTTCTGA